The DNA region AAACGCAGCAGGCGGACCCTGACAAAACAGTCGCCACGCGGCGCATCCGAAGCCCCACACGGAGGGAACCGAAGGCGGGGCACATGCTTTGCGGGCGGTCGTGGGGGCCCGTCGGGTAATCTTTGGCGAATTGATCCAGAACGTCGGACTTGCCAGCGCTGCGCGCGGCGGCCTCCATCGTGGCGGCACCCGCGTGACAGCCCATACCATCGGTGCCGACGGGGGCCTCGCGATCTGCAACGGCCTCCCCTTCGATCACGTCAACCTCACCGGCGGTGTCGTATGTTGTTTCCCGGCTCATGCGTCGTCGTACACAACTTCGAGGGAGTCTTTCGCGGCGGCGTTCTTGCCACGCATGTCCTGATCCGTGGCGGGTTCCAGCACCACGCCTGCGCCAGTATCGGACCCATCAAACAGCGCCAGAAGACCATCCTGGTTCAGCGCGGTCGGGCGCATTGGCGGGGCAGTGGCCACGTTATCGCCAAGCTCTGCGAACAAGGCCCCCCATTCGGATTCGCCGGTGCCCACGATCTGATAGTTCGCGGATTTCTTGCGGAGGTCATCGTTCTGCGGGATCGACGCGAGAACGGGAATATCGACCGCCTCGGCAAAAGCCTGCGCCTCGCCTGAGCCATCGTCCTTGTTGATCACCAGACCCGCCACACCGACATTGCCGCCCATCTTGCGGAAGTATTCGACGGCGGAACACACGTTGTTGGCGACATAAAGGCTTTGCAGATCATTCGATGCGACCAGGATCACCTTCTGCGCCATGTCACGGGCAATCGGCAAACCGAAGCCGCCGCAGACCACATCGCCCAGGAAGTCGAGCAGAACGTAGTCAAAATCCCAATCATGGAAGCCGAGCTTTTCCAGGAGTTCAAACCCGTGGATGATGCCCCGGCCACCGCAGCCACGACCCACTTCCGGCCCGCCAAGCTCCATCGCGAAAACACCGCCGCGCTTGAAGCAGACGTCGCCGATCTGAACCTCTTCACCGGCCAGTTTCTTGGCGGAGGATGTCTCGATAATCGTCGGGCAGGCCTTGCCCCCGAACAGTAGGGAAGTCGTGTCAGATTTGGGGTCGCATCCGATCAGCAACACGCGCTTGCCCTGCTCCGCCATCATGTGGCTGAGGTTGGCCAGCGTGAACGATTTTCCAATGCCGCCCTTGCCATAGATCGCGATGATCTGGGTTTTCTTCGTAGGCTCACCCTGGGGAACCTCCAGCGAAGGCTCCGCGGCTTCGTCGCGCAAGTTCGCGTCGTAGTCCTTGAGGTTCGGGATATCTTTCATTGGACGGTCTCCCCGTTACGCC from Jannaschia sp. CCS1 includes:
- a CDS encoding chlorophyllide a reductase iron protein subunit X yields the protein MKDIPNLKDYDANLRDEAAEPSLEVPQGEPTKKTQIIAIYGKGGIGKSFTLANLSHMMAEQGKRVLLIGCDPKSDTTSLLFGGKACPTIIETSSAKKLAGEEVQIGDVCFKRGGVFAMELGGPEVGRGCGGRGIIHGFELLEKLGFHDWDFDYVLLDFLGDVVCGGFGLPIARDMAQKVILVASNDLQSLYVANNVCSAVEYFRKMGGNVGVAGLVINKDDGSGEAQAFAEAVDIPVLASIPQNDDLRKKSANYQIVGTGESEWGALFAELGDNVATAPPMRPTALNQDGLLALFDGSDTGAGVVLEPATDQDMRGKNAAAKDSLEVVYDDA